From the Halomonas meridiana genome, one window contains:
- the ugpB gene encoding sn-glycerol-3-phosphate ABC transporter substrate-binding protein UgpB gives MSRFTLHALALGVATASFSVSATAATEVTWWHAMGGQLGEILEGMTEEFNASQDEYRVTPSYRGNYTETMTGAIAAFRAGEQPHILQVFEVGTGTMMNAEGAIYPVYELMEAHGRAFDREAFLPAVVGYYTDTNGNMLSFPFNSSTPIMYYNRDAFEEAGLDPEQPPQTWEEVAEYATQITESGAANCGFTTSWPSWVMLENFSAMHNSPLGTLENGFGGLETELNFNNELVARHWDNLKTWQDAGAFKWGGPGPGPDAEPLFYSQECAIFFGSSASRADVAANADFEVGFGMQPYYADVEGAPQNSIIGGATLWALQGHTDDEYAAVAAFFEYLSQPEVQAEWHQQTGYLPITQAAWDLSQEQGYYDENPGADTSLKQMTLNEPTENSKGLRFGNFVQIRDIISEEMEAVMTGGKSGQEAADAAVERGNQLLRDFESANQ, from the coding sequence ATGTCTCGTTTCACGTTGCACGCGCTTGCCCTCGGTGTTGCCACCGCCTCGTTCAGTGTCTCCGCCACTGCTGCTACCGAAGTCACCTGGTGGCACGCGATGGGCGGCCAACTGGGCGAAATCCTGGAAGGCATGACCGAGGAGTTCAACGCTTCTCAAGATGAGTACCGCGTTACTCCCAGCTACCGCGGCAACTATACCGAAACCATGACCGGCGCCATTGCAGCGTTCCGCGCAGGCGAGCAGCCGCACATCTTGCAGGTGTTTGAAGTCGGCACCGGCACCATGATGAACGCCGAAGGGGCGATTTATCCGGTGTATGAGCTGATGGAAGCCCATGGCCGCGCGTTTGATCGCGAAGCCTTCCTGCCCGCGGTGGTCGGCTACTACACCGATACCAACGGCAACATGCTGTCGTTCCCGTTTAACTCCTCCACCCCCATCATGTACTACAACCGTGATGCGTTTGAGGAAGCCGGCCTAGACCCAGAACAGCCGCCGCAAACCTGGGAAGAGGTGGCTGAATACGCTACCCAAATTACCGAATCGGGTGCTGCTAACTGCGGCTTTACCACCTCGTGGCCGAGCTGGGTGATGCTGGAGAACTTCTCCGCTATGCATAACTCCCCGCTGGGCACGCTGGAAAACGGCTTTGGTGGGTTGGAGACCGAGCTGAACTTCAACAACGAGCTGGTCGCCCGCCACTGGGATAACCTGAAAACCTGGCAAGATGCCGGCGCCTTCAAATGGGGCGGCCCCGGCCCTGGCCCAGATGCAGAACCGCTGTTCTACTCCCAAGAGTGCGCGATCTTCTTCGGTTCGTCCGCCTCCCGTGCCGATGTGGCTGCCAACGCCGACTTTGAAGTGGGTTTTGGCATGCAGCCCTACTACGCTGACGTAGAAGGCGCGCCGCAGAACTCCATCATTGGGGGGGCAACACTTTGGGCCTTGCAGGGCCACACTGATGACGAATACGCCGCCGTCGCAGCGTTTTTCGAGTACCTCTCTCAGCCGGAAGTACAGGCCGAATGGCACCAGCAAACCGGCTACCTGCCGATTACTCAAGCCGCTTGGGACTTGAGCCAAGAGCAGGGCTACTACGATGAGAACCCCGGTGCGGATACCTCGCTGAAGCAGATGACGCTGAACGAGCCCACCGAGAACTCCAAAGGCCTGCGCTTTGGTAACTTCGTACAAATCCGCGACATCATCTCTGAGGAGATGGAAGCAGTGATGACCGGAGGCAAATCAGGCCAGGAAGCGGCCGATGCGGCGGTAGAGCGCGGCAACCAACTACTGCGCGATTTTGAATCCGCGAACCAGTAA
- the ugpE gene encoding sn-glycerol-3-phosphate ABC transporter permease UgpE, giving the protein MVENRPWANFFAHLTLMVGVAVVVFPVYVALVASTQAPGDLLRGTLPMLPGAHGIENFTRMWQSGVSNAGAPPAGTMLWNSFIMAMAITVGKLSISLLSAFAIVYFRFRFRMFFFWLIFLTLMLPVEVRIIPTFQVVADLNMLNSFAGLSIPLIASATATFLFRQFFMTIPEEMLEAARVDGAGPLKFFKDILMPLSITNIAALFVIMFIYGWNQYLWPLLITTDPDYYTIVMGIQRMTSEENPQWHLIMAAVVMAALPPVLVILFMQRLFVKGLTETEK; this is encoded by the coding sequence ATGGTTGAAAATCGTCCCTGGGCGAACTTTTTTGCCCACTTAACGCTGATGGTAGGCGTCGCGGTGGTGGTGTTTCCCGTCTACGTGGCGCTGGTGGCCTCGACCCAAGCGCCGGGCGACCTGCTGCGCGGCACGCTGCCGATGCTGCCCGGTGCCCACGGCATCGAAAACTTTACCCGCATGTGGCAATCCGGCGTGTCTAACGCAGGCGCACCGCCTGCCGGCACCATGCTATGGAACAGCTTTATCATGGCCATGGCGATTACCGTGGGTAAGCTGTCGATCTCGCTGCTCTCCGCCTTTGCGATTGTGTACTTCCGCTTCCGCTTTCGGATGTTCTTCTTCTGGCTCATCTTTCTTACCCTGATGCTGCCGGTGGAGGTACGCATTATTCCTACCTTCCAGGTGGTCGCGGATCTCAATATGCTCAATAGCTTTGCCGGGCTATCGATACCGCTCATTGCTTCCGCCACCGCGACGTTTCTGTTTAGGCAGTTTTTTATGACCATCCCCGAAGAGATGCTGGAAGCGGCCCGGGTGGATGGCGCAGGCCCGCTGAAATTCTTCAAAGACATTTTGATGCCGCTCTCAATCACCAATATCGCCGCGCTGTTCGTGATCATGTTTATTTACGGCTGGAACCAGTATCTGTGGCCGCTGTTGATCACCACCGACCCGGACTACTACACCATTGTGATGGGCATTCAGCGCATGACCTCTGAAGAGAACCCCCAGTGGCACCTCATTATGGCCGCCGTGGTGATGGCGGCTCTGCCACCGGTATTAGTGATTCTGTTTATGCAACGCCTGTTTGTGAAAGGCCTGACCGAGACGGAGAAATAA
- the ugpA gene encoding sn-glycerol-3-phosphate ABC transporter permease UgpA — translation MQTKRMTFPGRFLPYALIAPQVIITLIFFIWPAGQALYQSLLREDAFGLRTTFVGLDNFARLFRDGNYLNSLSVTAVFAIGTTLLSMAVALLLACTVNRMIRSRSTYTTLLVWPYAIAPAIAGVLWWFIFNPSIGIVPYMLDMVGYQWNHRTSGADAMLLVIFAAAWKQISYNFLFFLAGLQSIPQSLIEAAAIDGASPMKRFWTIVFPLLSPTTFFLMVVNVVYAMFDTFGIIHATTQGGPAQATNTLVYKVYADGFVGLNLGSSAAQSVILMVIVVALTVVQFRFIERRVNY, via the coding sequence ATGCAAACCAAACGCATGACCTTTCCAGGGCGCTTTCTGCCCTATGCGCTAATCGCCCCTCAGGTCATTATCACGCTGATTTTCTTTATCTGGCCTGCCGGTCAAGCGCTCTACCAATCGCTGCTCCGTGAAGACGCGTTTGGCCTACGCACCACCTTTGTCGGGTTGGATAACTTTGCCCGCCTGTTCCGTGACGGCAACTATCTCAACTCGCTCTCGGTGACGGCAGTTTTCGCCATTGGCACGACGCTGCTCTCCATGGCAGTGGCGCTGCTGCTGGCCTGCACGGTGAATCGCATGATTCGCTCGCGCAGCACCTACACCACACTGCTGGTGTGGCCCTATGCCATTGCCCCCGCCATCGCCGGGGTGCTGTGGTGGTTTATCTTCAACCCCTCCATCGGCATCGTGCCTTACATGCTGGATATGGTGGGCTATCAGTGGAACCACCGCACCTCAGGGGCGGACGCCATGCTGCTGGTGATTTTTGCCGCCGCCTGGAAACAGATCTCCTATAACTTTCTGTTCTTCCTGGCCGGGCTGCAGTCGATTCCCCAATCGCTCATCGAGGCCGCCGCCATTGATGGCGCCAGCCCCATGAAGCGCTTCTGGACCATTGTGTTCCCCCTACTGTCTCCCACCACCTTCTTCCTGATGGTGGTGAACGTGGTGTACGCGATGTTCGATACCTTCGGCATTATTCACGCCACTACCCAGGGCGGCCCTGCCCAGGCCACCAACACGCTAGTGTACAAAGTGTACGCCGATGGCTTTGTCGGCCTGAACCTGGGGTCATCCGCCGCGCAGTCGGTGATTTTGATGGTGATTGTGGTCGCACTCACGGTGGTGCAATTCCGCTTTATCGAGCGCCGGGTGAACTACTAG